The genomic window CACACCTGCGACATGTTTGCATGACAAGTGATATCTGCTTGTATGCATTATGTAATCACGATCTATTATATAACTTCTTGCTGCATGCATCTGCTCCTGTTTTCTTGCAAGTGTCCCATAACCATGGGCTAGAGCTGAATCTTCGCCATCATTAAACCAGAGGGCCAGTCAGTGGATGGTTCAGAAGGACAGCGCCTAGCTTGGCCACCCCAGCCACATGATGCTCCAGCAGGCAGGCTCTGTGCAGCTTCTCTGCCTCACTGCCAACAGTGGGGTTCCTCTCTTCACCCGAGGGGCCTCTAAGCAACTCCCCTTCTCCATCATCGGCTCCCTGAACGGTGTGCACATGTTCGGAGCGGGCCAGGGGGTGGTGCTGGCTGGCTGTGAGACTGATCGCGGAGGCCGGATGGTTTGGAGGGTATTTCAGGACAGCGTGATGCTCATAGCTGTGAGCAGTGGTGGGCAGGCCCAGCAGGAAGGTGGTGGTGCAGGCGAAGAAGACCTCCACCTGCGGCGCCTGCTGGAGAACGTGTGGAACTGCATGGTGCTGGTGCTGGGGCAGGATGAGCTGGCCAGCTTGAGGAATGTGGAGCGGCTGAAGAGGGACCTGCGCTCCTGCTACCGCCTCATCGACCAGCTCCTGGAGGGGGGACAAGGACAGGAGGGCATTATGGGGGACCTGACGCATTGCGCGGACTGCCTGCTGCCCCCCAACGCCACCCTGCTTCAGGAGGGCCTAGACGGCTTTACCCAGGCAGCAGATAGCGAGTTTGGCTGCCTGATGGTCCACGGACGGATAGCCACTGCCACGGAAAAATGGTGGCGTCTGGCGCCGCAGGAAGTGGTTCTCCTATCCGTTCTgacccgctctctctccctctcaggttCTGCGTCCTGTGACACCCCTGTCTTCCTGCCCCAGGGCAGCCCCACCGTGGCACATCGCCTGCTCCGCTTCCAGCTGCTTCCGGGAGTGGATGTGTGCGTGCTGTGCGGCCCCAGTCCCACCCTGCACAGGGCTGAGAGCGAGCTGGTGGGTTGTTTCTGGTCTCCTCTACTGGAGGCCCTGAGAGGCAGCCTGGCCGTGGGGGAGCGCTGCCTGCCAGGCTCTGTGACCCTCCGCCCTGATGTCCTGGCTCTGCTGCTCATCAACAGAGAGTCCCGTCGCTCTGTCTCCTGTGTGAAAGCCATCATTACTAACCCCAACCATCCTCCCAGTGACCATCCTCTGCCCTCCAAGGCACGCTGCTGGGAGCTGCTCAGGCTCTTCTACACTTTCACCACCACTCGCTACTTTCCTCTGGAGGAGACCCCGGCCCTGACCCCAGGGGAGAAGGCCCAACGTGGGGACTCCCTCCGGGAGGACTTTGCCCTGGGCTTCTCCCACCAGCCGCTGCAGTGCTACCTGGTGACTGAGGAGTGTAAGTGTTTTGGCCTGCAGACTGCCCAACATCAGCTCTACCTGCTCACCCCTCTCTCAGTGCCTACCTTCGCCCTAAGCTCCGTGGCTACACAGACCCTCTCCGCCATCACTTTAGCCACAGGATTTTAGGCCATCTTTTATAATGGGCATGAGCACATTGCTGTGAAACCAAGGGATAGCATTACACTGTTCACTATATGTACCACTTTCAACATAGGCAACCATTATGGAGCAAGGAATGATCCTTTTACCTCAATTCGATACTCCAGAATATtcgtgtgtgtatacagtatatcacaaaagtgagtacacccctcacatttttgtaaatatttgagtatatcttttcatgtgacaacactgaagaaatggtactttgctacaatgtaaagtagtgagtgtactgcttgtataacagtgtaaatttgttGTCCCCtcaataactcaacacacagccattaatgtctaaaccactggcaacaagagtgagtacacccctaagtgaaaatgtccaaattgggcccaattagccattttccctacCTGGTGTCttgtgactcgttagtgttacaaggtctcaggtgtgaatggggagcaggtgtgttaaatttggtgtcatcgctctcacactccctcatactgactggtcgtacattgtagcaaagtgtcatttcttcagtgttgtcacatgaaaattcatactcaaatatttacaaaaatgtgaggggtgtactcacttttgtgatatactgtgttatgatatactgtgttatatatatatatatatatatcacacttGATGGTTTtagtgactgcacttgaagaaactttcaaagttcttgacattttccggattgactgaccttcatgtcttaaagtaatgatggacagttgtttctctttgcttatttgagctgttattgccgtaatatggactagatattttaccaaatagggttatcttctgtataccaccgctgtttaacactttttttggttactacatgagtctgtgttatttcatagttttgatgtattcactattattctacaatgtagaaaatagtaaaaataaagaaaaatccttgaatgattaggtgtgtccaaacttgactgtgtgtgtgtgtatatatatatatatatatatatacattgttgCATTTTTATTTCAGTATAAATGCGGAACCCCTACACTACATCCGCAGACCCCTGGTTGAACACCCAGGTTctagaaaaaaataagaaaattgctatatacactgctcaaaaaataaagggaacgctTAAACAACATGatataactccaagtcaatcacacttctgtgaaatcaaactgtccacttaggaagcaacactgattgacaatacatttcacatgctgttgtgcaaatggaatagacaacaggtggaaattataggcaattagcaagacacctctaataaaggagtggttctgcaggtggtgaacacagaccacttctcagttcctattctTCCTGGCTGattttttggtcacttttgaatgctggtggtgctttcactctagtggtagcatgagacagtctacaacccacacaagtgcctcaggtagtgcagctcatccaggatggcacatcaatgcgagctgtggcaagaaggtttgctgtgtctgtcagcgtagtgtccagagcatggaggcgctaccaggagaaaggccagtacatcaggagaagtggaggaggccgtaggagggcaacaacccagcagcaggaccgctacctccgcctttgtgcaaggaggagcagggggagcactgccagagccctgcaaaattacctccagcaggccacaaatgttcCCAGACTTCCCAGGCCCGTTccccagacttgaatccaattgagcacatctgggacatcatgtctcgctccatccacagatggagttggcggatgctttagtccaggtctgggaggagatccctcaagagaccatccaccacctcatcaggagcatgcccaggcgttgtagggaggtcatacaggcacgtgtaggccacacacactactgagcctcattttgacttgttttaaggacgctacatcaaagttggatcagcctgtagtgtggttttccactttaattttgagtgtgactccaaatccagacctctatgggttgataaatttgatttccattgataatttttgcgtGATTTTGTTGTCtgtccgacagataagatctaagccaggccagaacttgtccgtgtagaccaatttgtgtttccaatctctccaaaagaatgtggtgatcgagggtatcaaaagcagcactaaggtctaggagcatgaggacagatgcagagcctcagtctgatgccattaaaaggtcatttaccaccttcacaagtgccgtctcggTGCTATGATGGGTCTAacaccagactgaagcatttcatatacattgtttgtcttcaggaaggcagtcagttgctgcgcaacagccttttctaaaagttttgagaggaatggaagactcgatataggccaatagttttttatatcttctgggtcaaggtttggctttttcaagagaggctttattactgccacacatccggtggatagagagccgtttattatgttcaacataggagggccaagcacaggaagcagctctttcagtagtttagttggaatagggagAATTTATTACtactgaagtgaaagccatcctcacttggcaaatgctgctttttagttagctttgcgacagtatcaaaaatacatttcggattgttcttattttcctcaattaagttggaaaaataggatgatcgagcagcagtaagggctcttcgatagtgcaaggtactgtctttccaagcttgtcggaagacttccagtttggtgtggcgccatttccgttccagttttctggaagcttgcttcagagctcgggtattttctgtataccagggagctagtttcttatgagaaatgtttttagtttttaggggtgcaactgcatctagggtattgcgcaaggttaaattgagttcctcagttaggtgtcctctgacgtccttgggtaggcagagggagtctggaagggcatcaaggaatctttgtgtcgtctgtgaatttatagcacgacttttgatgctccttggttggggtctgagcagattatttgttgcaattgcaaacataataaaatggtggtccaatagtccaggattatgaggaaaaacattaagatccacaacatttattccatgggacaaaactaggtccagagtatgactgtgacagtgagtaggtccagagacatgttggacaacacccactgagtcgatgatggctccgaaagcctttggagtgggtctgtggacttttccatgtgaatattaaagtcaccaaaaattagaatattatctgctatgactacaaggtccgataggaattcagggaactcaatgaggaacgctgtatatggcccaggaggcccgTAAACaatagctataaaaagtgattgagtaggctgcgcagatttcatgactagaagctcaaaagacgaaaacatcaTTTTGAGGGGGAATTGAAACTTGatatcataaatgttagcaacacctttGTTGCCTTTGCAGGATGCCCGgaggatatggtcactagtgtaaccaggaggtgaggcctcatttaacacagtaaattcatcaggcttaagccatgtttcagtcaggccaatcacatcaagattatgatcagtgattagttcactGACTACAATTGCCTTTGAAgaaagggatctaacattaagtagccctattttgagatgtgaggtatcacgatctctttcaataatgacaggaatggaggtctttatcctagtgagattgctatatatatatataggcactgtatatatatatatatatatatatatatatatatacagtgccttgcgaaagtattcggcccccttgaactttgcgaccttttgccacatttcaggcttcaaacataaagatataaaactgtatttttttgtgaagaatcaacaacaagtgggacacaatcatgaagtggaacaacatttattggatatttcaaacttttttaacaaatcaaaaactgagaaattgggcgtgcaaaattattcagcccctttactttcagtgcagcaaactctctccagaagttcagtgaggatctctgaatgatccaatgttgacctaaatgaataatgatgataaatacaatctacctgtgtgtaatcaagtcaccgtataaatgcacctgcactgtgatagtctcagaggtccgttaaaagcgcagagagcatcatgaagaacaaggaacacaccaggcaggtccgagatactgttgtgaagaagtttaaagccggatttggatacaaaaagatttcccaagctttaaacatcccaaggagcactgtgcaagcgataatattgaaatggaaggagtatcagaccactgcaaatctaccaagacctggccgtccctctaaactttcagctcatacaaggagaagactgatcagagatgcagccaagaggctcatgatcactctggatgaactgcagagatctacagctgaggtgggagactctgtccataggacaacaatcagtcgtatattgcacaaatctggcctttatggaagagtggcaagaagaaagccatttcttaaagatatccatacaaagtgttgtttaaagtttgccacaagccacatgagagacacaccaaacatgtggaagaaggtgctctggtcagatgaaaccaaaattgaactttttggcaacaatgcaaaacgttatgtttggcgtaaaagcaacacagctcatcatgctgaacacaccatccccactgtcaaacatggtggtggcagcatcatggtttgggcttaattttcttcagcaaggacagggaagatggttaaaattgatgggaagatggatggagccaaatacaggaccattctggaagaaaacctgatggagtctgcaaaagacctgagactgggacggagatttgtcttccaacaagacaatgatccgaaaagcaaaatctacattggaatggttcaaaaataaacatatccaggtgttagaatggccaagtcaaagtccagacctgaatccaattgagaatctgtggaaagaactgaaaactgctgttcacaaatgctctccatccaacctcactgagctcgagctgttttgcaaggaggaatgggaaaaaatttcagtctctcgatgtgcaaaactgataaagaccataccccaagcgacttacagctgtaatcgcagcaaaaggtgacgctacaaagtattttgcacgcccaatttttcagtttttgatttgttaaaaaagtttgaaatatccaataaatgtcgttccacttcatgattgtgtcccacttgttgttgattcttcacaaaaaaatacagttttatatctttatgtttgaagcctgaaatgtggcgaaaggtcgcaaagttcaagggggccgaatactttcgcaaggcactgtatatatatatatatacactgctcaaaaaaataaagggaacactaaaataacacatcctagatctgaatgaatgaaatattcttattaaatactttttctttacatagttgaatgtgctgacaacaaaatcacacaaaaattatcaatggaaatcaaatttatcaacccatggaggtctggatttggagtcacactcaaaattaaagtggaaaaccacactacaggctgatccaactttaatgtaatgtccttaaaacaagtcaaaatgaggctcagtagtgtgtgtgtcctccacaTGCCTGTTTGACCTCcctaaagaaaaaagtatttaataagaatatttcattcattcagatctaggatgtgttattttagtgttccctttatttttttgagcagtatatatatatataacacatcctagatctgaatgaatgaaatattcttattaaatacttttttttacatatatatatatatatatatatatatatatatatatatatatgtcaacaTGTCAAGTGCTTGAAACTTCACTGCTGTTACTGTGTCTATTTTCTTATGATCATAAATAGTTTTGACATAAACAATGTTTGTTTAAAATACTGTGTTTCAAAAACTCCTGTTTCTATTGAGTTACTGCTGATAGAGATTATGGGTTATTTTCACTGTTTTTATACATCTATGTGGATGAATGTAATCTACTTTTGAGTTGTCTGTTGTGTTATTTCTTTGTGTGTAATAGTGATAAATACTTATAACATGGCTAAGGTTGCCCCCTACTGGTAAAAGAAAACAACTTGTTGTTGACCATGGTGAGAAATCAGGACCAGGATTTGTGTGGACATTTTTAAAGGAACTGAAATATTGACTAAACTGTGGTGTCACCAGATGCCTGACCACAGAGAAAATATTGCTGAATGTTGGAAGTAAAGAAAAACTGAATAGCTTTTATATGCTGTAGCGTCCTGAATTGCAACATCAACATCTAAAAACACAGCACAAGAGACATCTTTACCATGGGTACCTGTTTTTGCATGGAAAACCTTAGCCATTTTGGGTTATTGACTATTTTTAGACTTCCTATGGATGATGTTGAAAGTATCAATGGGAGCCTGAGACGATGTGGAAGAGGTTTTCGATCATGTAAACGGTCTGGTGTAGGAATCTAAAATGAATGTGCAGCTAAATCTTAATCAAACTGGATCTGTTTCTCAGGTGTGCCAAAATCAAGTCAGGGTCAAATAGTTGGAACATCTGGCCCTACTTTCACACAATAGTTGATGATATGTCATAACTGTTTACTTTGGCTGCAACACTTTCAAGCATCGCTGATACAATGATGACCGCAGAGTTCAGTAGATTAACCATGAGGAAGATGGTTTCCCCCTGCTCTACCTGATTCCACTTTCTGTTCACTTCAGGCATGGATGAATGGGATGATGACTGAACCTCTGGTTCTTGCTGGCAAAATCTCATGTCGCAAGAAGGTAACAAATCAGAGTAAGCACTTGAGCCACACTGCTTTTACGTTTCAGTAGCTGGGGATAAATACATGATGCCATATGAGTACAGTGAATATACTCAAATCGTTCCATTTCTTTCTGAAGCTTCAATGGTGTGAACTTTCATATCTGTCTTGCTGTGTACTGCTCTCAACCCTTATCTGGTTTCCACTCAATGTACTTAGAGTCAAAGACCCAGATGAGTTTGTCATAAATTCTCATAAACTGAGAAGGTATGTTATTTATTTTGTATGTTGTACAGAGGAACTGAGGAAGTGGTTTGCTCAGTATCTGCCACCAGCATATTGAGTCATTATCTCTGAAGCTTTACTTGTTTCATATGACCCATGGTTACATTTGTTAGAGAAACCCTATAGTTGtggtcacacacatacacacactctaaatatttacatttgagtcatttagcagatgctacatttctccaaagcgacttacagttagatagtgcattcatcttaagatagctaggtgagacaacttAATCTCTGTTATTTTTACTCAAAAATGTAGCTATCACCAAAGCGAGTGCTAGTAGGAAAAAGCTAATGAAATAGACTTGTGTGCAGAGACTTGAACTGGAGTATGTAAAGGACCTGGTGGGGAAAAATGAGTGATTTTATTGACCTGATCAAAGTTATGTAGAGGTGAAAATATATTATTGAGAGGACTTTGATTGGGAGGAATATAACTCCTTTTTCCCAAGATGGTAGGCCTACgtagataaaaaaaaatatatgttttggtGGAGAAATGTGGACTTTATCACTATAGTGGGCAGGGTGTTAGGACAAAAGAAACCATTAACAGATTGTATGCAGACGGTAGCAGGTATTAACAACTCTATCATAACATTAGTTAATGATCACATGTTATCCATAGTTATATAACATCCATTGGGGACAGGGATCAAGCCATTGAGGGAAAGACCAACTGTAAAGCAGGAAATTGTCTTTAAATAAATCCCCCTGTCTAAAACAATTTGGATCCATCTCATACTGTCCTTGTAACACATATAGTGGTGGACCTAATTTAGATGCATGCAAATCAACAGTGGAATGATTTAGTTACGATAGGGACTGCTGCATATTGGAAGATACATGTATTGATTGTGAGCATAGCCCTTGGTAACTAAATTGTATGGTTGTATCTGAAACTGATTGACTGATACATATCCAGGGTGGGAAGGGAGGTGATATTGAAAGGCATTGTATGGGAAAAAATGATGTTGACACACTCAAGAGCCCACGCAAAGCAACTTATCTAATCACACCTCTTTTTCAATTGCTACTAGGCTCTCCTCTGTGTTTTTACAACCATTGTGCTCAGTGTGCCTTTTGTACTAGGTTGAATTCTGTTTCATGGATGATTGTTTGGCCATGGAAGAAATTATCAGTGGAGGTTTCTCCAGGAAACACTGAAGATATGAAAGGTTGAATGGCTGGACTCTCCATTTGTGTCATGGTAATGCAGTAGTACAATGAGATGCTTACTTGCAGGTACACCGCTCAACTATTTGACAAAAATCAAAAtagaagtaaaaaaaaacaattacatACAAATTCAAGTTCAATAGAATAAaatagaatcacatttggcagagATATAAATCGACTAAATGGAAAGCACTCAAAACAAATGTATACTAAAATATTGACTTACAGTATGTATGGAGAGCAAAGTCTTTGAATTGTGAAATACGTTGTGCAAtaataaaggtgtgtgtgtatgggtgcgtGTTGCAGAAGGACAGATGCTGTGTTTCTTCAGCAAATAGACAGGTTTGTTTGACAGCTGATATGTGACCCTATTCCTCTGTCAGATCTGACCTTGTTCCTACACATTCCCAGAATACCACTGGCCTCAAATAACTGGACTCTAGCTTCCTTTCTGAGCTCCCAatcttttaaaaatgtatttatttaactaggcaagtcagttaaaaacaaattattatttacaatgatggcctagccCAGCCAAATcataacccggatgacgctgggccaattgtgcgccgccctatgggactcccaatcactgccagttgtgatacagcctggaaactAACCAGGATCTATAGTGATGtctctagcagtgagatgcagtgacttagggctcctgagtggcacagcggtctatcTTAATACAGAACTAAATCACTTTGACTAAATGATGTCCCTTATCAGACCACTTTGATACTTGAAACTTTGTAAGTCAATAGTTGATCCAGTTCTTTGAGTCAAATCTGTCCACACTGTTACAATGGAGATCTCCTATCCACTGTCACCATGCTCATCAACCCAATGATGTAATTCGGAAAATTACTCTAGGGGTAAGGCCTACTGAAAGTAGTCTATATGAAAGGTTATTTAGGAATGTTGTATCATTTGAATTTAGCATTTATGTTAAAGAACTGTCAGCTATAAATAAAGCAACATCTACCTTAGTCATTCACACTAAAACTTAACTAGCCTATTGTGGAGGGCCCTTAAAACTTCACCAGTTGAGCAAACCAGTTGAGCACAGTGCACATTTCGTGTAAATATGCTGCTGCTACAAGCAGTGGGAGAACGGCTTGAGTTCAATTAGGAGTTGCGTAAAATGTCTGCAGAATGGcctggtcagcagtctcctcccAGTAGTCGAGAGTGCGCTGCCTGGTTTGTGTTAACAAACGAAAGAGAGGGCATTTCAATGGAAAGGGAGCAGGTTTGAAGCTGGCCCGGTCTCCTCGCATTGGCTTATCGATTGTGTCTGTCGTCTCGGTAACCGGAGATCCGACCCTGACTGACAATTTATCCGTGCGTAGGCAAATGGGGATG from Oncorhynchus masou masou isolate Uvic2021 chromosome 3, UVic_Omas_1.1, whole genome shotgun sequence includes these protein-coding regions:
- the fuz gene encoding protein fuzzy homolog: MMLQQAGSVQLLCLTANSGVPLFTRGASKQLPFSIIGSLNGVHMFGAGQGVVLAGCETDRGGRMVWRVFQDSVMLIAVSSGGQAQQEGGGAGEEDLHLRRLLENVWNCMVLVLGQDELASLRNVERLKRDLRSCYRLIDQLLEGGQGQEGIMGDLTHCADCLLPPNATLLQEGLDGFTQAADSEFGCLMVHGRIATATEKWWRLAPQEVVLLSVLTRSLSLSGSASCDTPVFLPQGSPTVAHRLLRFQLLPGVDVCVLCGPSPTLHRAESELVGCFWSPLLEALRGSLAVGERCLPGSVTLRPDVLALLLINRESRRSVSCVKAIITNPNHPPSDHPLPSKARCWELLRLFYTFTTTRYFPLEETPALTPGEKAQRGDSLREDFALGFSHQPLQCYLVTEECKCFGLQTAQHQLYLLTPLSVPTFALSSVATQTLSAITLATGF